A window of the Jeotgalibacillus aurantiacus genome harbors these coding sequences:
- a CDS encoding haloacid dehalogenase type II, which translates to MKPAIKAFIFDAYGTLFDVHSVMEELEQHFPEKGQAISQTWRKKQVEYFFMRQIMGRYKPFDHVTRDSLIYAVKENGQNISAETLDQMLNAYRKLAHYDEVSDVLKKLQGKELIIFSNGSDNMLQPLIDYSGLGPLFTDVISADEIKQYKPSPAAYLHALQKAGVKREEVLFMSSNGWDISGAKSFGFNTAWINRNGLPVEELQLEPDAEYRDLSGILEWVK; encoded by the coding sequence ATGAAACCAGCCATTAAAGCGTTTATTTTTGATGCGTACGGAACATTATTTGATGTCCATTCAGTGATGGAGGAATTGGAGCAGCATTTTCCTGAAAAAGGCCAGGCGATCAGCCAGACTTGGCGTAAAAAGCAGGTAGAGTATTTTTTCATGAGACAAATCATGGGTCGCTACAAGCCCTTTGACCATGTTACGCGTGACTCGCTTATTTATGCCGTAAAAGAAAACGGGCAGAACATATCAGCTGAAACACTTGACCAGATGCTGAATGCGTACCGTAAGCTTGCTCATTATGATGAAGTGTCAGATGTATTAAAAAAGCTTCAGGGCAAAGAACTGATCATTTTTTCAAACGGCTCAGACAACATGCTGCAGCCATTAATTGATTATTCCGGACTCGGTCCGCTTTTTACAGATGTCATCAGTGCAGATGAAATCAAACAGTATAAGCCTTCACCTGCAGCTTATCTTCATGCTCTTCAAAAAGCCGGGGTCAAGCGTGAAGAGGTGCTATTCATGTCATCTAACGGATGGGATATTTCAGGTGCCAAAAGCTTCGGCTTCAACACAGCATGGATCAACCGTAATGGACTGCCTGTTGAAGAATTGCAGCTTGAGCCTGATGCTGAGTATAGAGATTTGAGCGGGATATTGGAGTGGGTAAAGTAA
- a CDS encoding DUF2306 domain-containing protein, whose translation MFDMIKLLHIIGGFLALFTFLIPVVTRKGGKVHRLAGWVYTAGMGIVAISAFYMGAARLVDPESSPELISFSVFLLFIAVLSSSTAWYGLRVLKFKKRLVVHRHAVDLGFSFALLLSAAATSIYGFMIGSSLLSWFPVVGIALAFVQLNYWLRKPDERMHWWYEHLGGMLGCSISTITAFTVFGAPRLLNIESVSLMLWFLPTILLTPVIIGMTVYYKKKFSARSVSSAA comes from the coding sequence ATGTTTGATATGATAAAGCTTTTACATATTATCGGGGGATTTCTTGCGCTGTTTACGTTTCTGATTCCTGTTGTGACGCGTAAAGGTGGGAAGGTACATCGTCTCGCAGGCTGGGTCTATACAGCCGGAATGGGGATTGTAGCTATAAGTGCTTTCTATATGGGCGCTGCGAGGTTAGTGGATCCTGAGAGCTCACCGGAATTGATCTCATTTTCTGTTTTTCTATTATTTATTGCTGTGCTGAGCAGCTCAACAGCCTGGTATGGATTGCGGGTTCTCAAATTTAAAAAGAGATTGGTCGTACATCGTCATGCTGTGGACTTAGGTTTTTCTTTTGCGCTTCTTTTATCTGCAGCAGCTACTTCTATCTATGGCTTTATGATCGGTTCGTCCCTATTATCGTGGTTTCCTGTCGTCGGGATTGCATTGGCGTTTGTACAGTTGAACTACTGGCTGAGAAAACCGGATGAGCGGATGCACTGGTGGTATGAGCATCTTGGCGGGATGCTGGGCTGCTCGATCTCCACGATTACGGCTTTTACTGTGTTTGGCGCACCGCGTCTGTTAAATATTGAATCTGTCAGCCTTATGTTATGGTTTTTACCTACCATTTTGCTGACGCCTGTTATTATTGGGATGACGGTATACTATAAAAAGAAATTTTCTGCACGATCAGTATCCAGTGCAGCTTGA
- a CDS encoding phosphotransferase enzyme family protein: MEKEVERLFSMALLEEAAQRYGATAADAKNLNGFENYVYEVKVGDESKVLRLTHSTHRTKAQVESELRWINYLHEQGINVSLVHQSLHGQLVEEFEVEGSYFYACLFDKAPGSSVKLNSPELGTPLFEKWGEITAELHLAAENFNTSEIDRPHWYEDDLIKLEKYLDASRDQKIIDEGRELVQEILKLPSAPDAYGLIHSDIHIGNFFYHEGDIHLFDFDDTMYFHYVSDIAIPLYYMILWKYNDLSLDDRSAHGRAFLKDFLRGYERKRKAEPEWIEQLPLFLKMRDYTLYGVFHKKVDLEHAGERERALVSSLRNRLMKNELIVELDYQEILLNCNQAL, encoded by the coding sequence ATGGAAAAGGAAGTTGAACGTTTATTTTCAATGGCGCTTTTAGAAGAGGCGGCACAGCGATATGGGGCAACGGCTGCTGATGCGAAAAACCTGAATGGCTTTGAAAATTATGTGTATGAAGTGAAGGTGGGGGATGAAAGTAAAGTGCTCAGACTGACCCATTCCACTCACCGGACGAAAGCACAAGTGGAAAGTGAGCTTCGCTGGATTAACTATCTGCATGAACAGGGAATCAATGTCTCGCTTGTCCATCAGTCATTACATGGTCAGCTGGTTGAAGAGTTTGAGGTCGAAGGGTCCTACTTTTATGCATGCTTATTTGATAAAGCGCCTGGAAGCTCAGTCAAATTGAACAGTCCGGAGCTGGGTACACCTTTGTTCGAAAAATGGGGTGAGATTACGGCTGAACTGCATCTGGCTGCGGAGAACTTTAATACGTCAGAAATTGACCGTCCGCACTGGTATGAAGATGATCTGATTAAGCTTGAAAAGTATCTGGATGCATCAAGGGATCAAAAAATTATTGATGAAGGTCGTGAACTGGTGCAGGAGATTCTGAAGCTGCCGTCAGCACCTGACGCTTATGGACTGATTCATTCAGATATACATATAGGAAACTTCTTCTATCATGAAGGAGACATTCATTTGTTTGACTTTGATGATACGATGTATTTTCACTATGTGAGTGACATTGCGATTCCGCTGTATTATATGATTCTCTGGAAATACAATGATCTATCTTTAGATGACCGTTCAGCACATGGAAGAGCCTTTTTAAAGGACTTTTTAAGAGGCTATGAGCGAAAAAGAAAGGCTGAACCAGAATGGATTGAGCAGCTGCCGCTGTTTCTTAAAATGAGAGACTATACATTGTATGGCGTTTTTCATAAGAAAGTGGATCTTGAACATGCGGGTGAGCGTGAAAGAGCACTTGTAAGCAGTCTTCGTAACCGTCTGATGAAAAATGAGCTAATTGTGGAATTGGATTATCAGGAGATTTTATTAAATTGTAATCAGGCCCTTTAA
- a CDS encoding helix-turn-helix transcriptional regulator translates to MLKNSVKEWRMRNGLTQQELADRMGITRQTIGLIEKGDYAPSVLLALRMAAVMGVRVEDLFRVEEDKNA, encoded by the coding sequence ATGCTGAAAAATTCTGTGAAGGAATGGCGTATGCGCAACGGATTGACTCAGCAGGAACTGGCTGATCGGATGGGGATCACAAGGCAGACGATCGGCTTGATTGAAAAAGGGGATTATGCACCTTCAGTCCTGCTGGCGCTGAGAATGGCTGCAGTAATGGGGGTTCGTGTAGAAGATTTATTCAGAGTAGAGGAGGATAAAAATGCTTAA
- a CDS encoding CPBP family intramembrane glutamic endopeptidase has protein sequence MSRDLMISLIIFAVLLEAALIAWVVLHKQGKLQENPLLVMVKKEGLILYHAFFKWGKRKQGPNYFYYHKNSAYFWFFLALVHEQVLEMFFFHYYLKILYPDTVWIMTGLHIYSVIYLIGDYQMVRHSPVTIQNGVISMKIGTRRELTFSAKDIDTFESSGLEYTAKGGLIHPKSAFHVSAFPRALTRVFGVGDAPTHKVIFKKPLKAKGYFGRIFYVNEAYLYLDEPERFIEAASAASEEVVEEKVNVLEKKAPLINWKLYFGIMFLNFVGALAISPYAMEREQLHITMGLSPLSFTAFYVFQVIVETGIMVFLALLIIKKLAASHHPFKKLIEIPEFNKRWRIRVVKTAGLGMATGLLIILVSLIVSRPLGIDQSSINEPVWWLGTMGAARAAINEESIFRMFLISFVLLVLTRLGKGKLTRWKTSFAIVFSALVFGAMHFSLAASHFDMTLGLFLSMLLINGIGGIVFGVLFLWIGLEFAIIAHFSANVVIHVVGPLLVM, from the coding sequence ATGAGCAGGGATTTAATGATTTCTCTCATCATTTTTGCTGTATTACTCGAAGCGGCATTAATTGCATGGGTGGTTCTCCATAAGCAGGGTAAGCTTCAGGAGAACCCGCTTTTGGTAATGGTAAAAAAAGAAGGTCTTATTTTGTATCATGCATTTTTTAAATGGGGTAAAAGAAAGCAGGGCCCAAATTATTTTTATTATCATAAAAACTCAGCTTACTTCTGGTTTTTTCTTGCACTTGTTCATGAGCAGGTTTTAGAGATGTTTTTCTTTCATTATTACTTAAAAATTCTTTATCCGGATACCGTTTGGATCATGACAGGTTTACATATTTATTCGGTCATTTATCTGATAGGAGATTATCAGATGGTTCGGCACTCTCCTGTGACCATTCAGAATGGTGTCATCTCAATGAAAATCGGTACAAGAAGAGAATTGACATTTTCAGCAAAAGACATAGATACCTTTGAAAGTTCAGGGCTTGAGTACACAGCTAAAGGGGGACTGATTCATCCGAAATCCGCGTTTCATGTTAGTGCATTTCCAAGGGCGCTAACGCGTGTTTTTGGCGTAGGAGATGCCCCGACGCACAAGGTGATATTCAAAAAACCGTTAAAAGCAAAAGGTTATTTCGGCAGGATTTTTTATGTGAATGAAGCTTATCTTTATCTGGATGAACCGGAAAGATTTATAGAAGCAGCCAGTGCAGCATCTGAGGAAGTGGTTGAAGAAAAGGTTAATGTTCTGGAGAAAAAAGCTCCGCTTATTAACTGGAAGCTTTATTTCGGGATTATGTTTTTGAATTTTGTGGGAGCACTTGCGATTTCACCTTATGCAATGGAAAGAGAGCAGTTACATATAACGATGGGACTCTCTCCGCTTTCCTTTACCGCATTCTATGTGTTTCAGGTAATCGTGGAAACGGGCATCATGGTATTTCTGGCTTTACTCATCATTAAAAAGTTAGCAGCGTCCCATCATCCTTTTAAAAAGCTGATAGAGATACCTGAATTTAATAAGCGCTGGAGAATTCGGGTAGTTAAAACAGCAGGGCTCGGCATGGCAACGGGTCTGCTGATCATTCTGGTCAGTTTAATCGTTTCCAGACCGCTTGGCATTGATCAGTCATCTATTAATGAACCTGTATGGTGGCTCGGTACCATGGGGGCAGCAAGAGCAGCTATAAACGAAGAATCAATTTTCCGGATGTTTTTAATCAGTTTTGTTCTACTCGTCCTTACGAGGCTTGGAAAAGGCAAGCTTACAAGATGGAAAACCTCTTTTGCCATCGTGTTTTCAGCACTCGTATTTGGCGCGATGCATTTCAGCTTGGCAGCATCTCATTTTGATATGACGCTCGGGTTGTTTCTTAGCATGCTTTTAATTAACGGAATTGGTGGTATTGTATTTGGAGTATTATTTTTATGGATCGGACTCGAATTTGCGATTATCGCTCATTTTTCCGCAAATGTTGTTATTCATGTCGTTGGTCCATTGCTTGTCATGTAA
- a CDS encoding divergent PAP2 family protein, which yields MNRGIVTSLSAIGIAQALKIVTHKRMTGKWDWRPLVQTGGMPSSHSAGVASLAAYVAANRGTRHIETALAIVFGSIVMYDAQGVRRHTGEIAQLVNDLEDHMGVIADDYPSLKYEKREKELKELLGHQPLEVLAGGIFGVVYGVASALLEDKKHGKNPQR from the coding sequence ATGAACAGAGGGATTGTGACCTCGCTTTCTGCGATTGGCATTGCGCAGGCGCTGAAGATTGTCACACATAAACGCATGACAGGGAAATGGGATTGGCGGCCGCTCGTTCAGACTGGTGGTATGCCAAGTTCTCACTCAGCTGGTGTGGCGTCTCTGGCTGCTTATGTGGCAGCCAACAGGGGAACCCGCCATATTGAAACAGCGCTAGCCATCGTCTTCGGATCCATCGTCATGTATGATGCACAAGGTGTCCGCCGGCACACGGGTGAAATTGCTCAGCTTGTCAATGACCTTGAAGATCACATGGGTGTGATCGCAGATGATTACCCGAGTTTGAAATACGAAAAGCGTGAAAAGGAATTGAAGGAACTGCTTGGCCACCAGCCGCTTGAAGTACTCGCCGGAGGCATTTTCGGGGTTGTGTACGGGGTAGCCTCAGCTCTTCTTGAAGATAAAAAGCATGGAAAAAATCCGCAGCGTTAA
- a CDS encoding HAAS signaling domain-containing protein, which produces MNLIDAYVYEVTRRLPEKNRHDIGLELNSIISDMLPEHPTEQEVKDTLARMGDPMILAARYADRPMHLIGPGLFPSYVSVLKITMPIALSVITISIIIGEITAFSGNTNVINTLIDAILSIGAGIFSVAVQVLFWITAVFFMIERSGAVKDSTPLSKWTPDELKKTALPKRTISRTSLIGNLIWTAVWATAYFNASSLIGIYINGDMTVPIFNEEILRLYLPVVIIFIAAEIAMTCYKWAVKVWTNRLAVINAVYNLIWTITAIVFLTNPNILHPDLASFLTDLFGGSAIETTNSINWAIWTTIVIILISSIIDSYEGFSKCRKSIKPPGTKKSAAV; this is translated from the coding sequence ATGAATCTGATTGATGCCTATGTGTATGAGGTCACACGCCGTCTTCCCGAAAAGAACCGTCATGATATTGGTCTTGAGCTGAATTCGATCATCTCCGATATGCTTCCCGAGCATCCGACTGAACAGGAAGTAAAGGACACACTTGCAAGAATGGGTGATCCGATGATTCTGGCTGCACGGTATGCAGACCGCCCCATGCATTTGATCGGTCCAGGTCTTTTTCCTTCGTACGTGTCAGTATTAAAAATTACCATGCCAATCGCTTTATCAGTCATTACGATCTCTATCATCATAGGGGAAATCACAGCATTTTCAGGAAATACAAACGTCATTAATACATTAATTGATGCCATTCTTTCTATTGGTGCAGGCATTTTCAGTGTTGCCGTTCAGGTACTCTTCTGGATCACTGCTGTCTTCTTTATGATTGAACGAAGCGGCGCGGTGAAGGATTCAACGCCTCTATCAAAATGGACACCGGATGAATTGAAAAAAACGGCCCTTCCGAAACGGACTATTTCCAGAACATCGTTAATTGGGAACCTAATCTGGACAGCAGTCTGGGCAACCGCCTATTTCAACGCTTCCTCCCTGATCGGAATTTATATCAACGGTGACATGACAGTACCAATTTTTAATGAAGAAATCCTTCGTTTGTATCTGCCGGTTGTTATTATCTTTATTGCTGCAGAAATTGCCATGACCTGTTATAAATGGGCTGTAAAGGTGTGGACTAATAGACTGGCTGTTATCAACGCAGTATATAATCTGATCTGGACAATAACAGCGATTGTATTCCTGACAAACCCAAACATCCTTCACCCGGACCTCGCTTCATTTTTGACAGATTTGTTCGGGGGCTCAGCAATTGAAACCACTAACTCGATTAATTGGGCCATCTGGACAACGATCGTCATTATCTTGATTTCCAGTATTATCGATTCCTATGAAGGCTTTTCAAAATGCAGAAAATCCATTAAACCACCAGGCACAAAAAAATCCGCTGCGGTTTAA
- a CDS encoding PadR family transcriptional regulator, translating into MAEIVPSLTTELRRGTLTLAVLSQLRTPQYGYSLVQRLEAASIQMDQSTLYPLLRRLEKQELVTSEWDTTESRPRKYYELSSYGHEVFRQLKTEWFRMNEDLTTLLKEEEDHESD; encoded by the coding sequence ATGGCAGAAATTGTACCCTCTTTAACCACGGAACTCCGTCGCGGAACGTTGACATTGGCCGTCTTAAGTCAGCTCAGAACACCACAGTATGGGTACTCCCTTGTGCAAAGACTTGAAGCCGCAAGCATCCAGATGGATCAGAGTACGCTTTATCCGCTTTTAAGACGTCTTGAAAAACAGGAGCTGGTAACAAGCGAGTGGGATACGACTGAAAGCCGTCCGAGGAAATATTACGAATTAAGCTCCTACGGTCATGAAGTATTCCGGCAGTTAAAGACTGAATGGTTCAGAATGAATGAGGATTTAACCACCCTTTTAAAGGAGGAAGAAGATCATGAATCTGATTGA
- a CDS encoding SDR family oxidoreductase: protein MKVALVTGANSGMGLATTVELVKKGYHVVMMCRNTRRGKVAWISAKEKTRSEELTLMYGDLGSLESIREFAAEFKKKFSRLDVLVNNAGVVAVKRQLTDDGFESHLGVNHLGHFLLTNLLLDELKAADQGRVVTVSSGAHKWGRIDFDDPHFEKGYSVAKAYGRSKLANILFTKALSKRLEGSNVTANAVHPGAVSTNLGVNRKTEFGRGVHKVLKPFFQSAEEGAETTVYLASSPEVEYVTGKYFYKMKEVDVSKDAENEWLAEELWGWSEERTGL, encoded by the coding sequence ATGAAGGTTGCACTCGTAACAGGAGCCAATTCAGGTATGGGGCTTGCTACAACGGTTGAGCTTGTCAAAAAGGGCTATCATGTTGTCATGATGTGCCGTAACACGCGCCGTGGAAAAGTTGCCTGGATCTCGGCAAAGGAAAAAACCAGATCTGAAGAATTAACGTTAATGTATGGCGATCTCGGCTCTCTTGAGAGTATCCGGGAATTCGCTGCTGAATTTAAAAAGAAGTTTTCCAGGCTGGATGTTCTGGTGAATAACGCAGGTGTTGTCGCGGTGAAAAGACAGCTGACGGATGACGGCTTTGAATCGCATCTCGGCGTGAATCACCTCGGGCACTTTCTGCTGACAAATCTTCTGCTGGATGAACTGAAAGCAGCAGATCAGGGGCGAGTCGTAACGGTAAGCTCAGGTGCGCATAAATGGGGACGCATCGATTTTGACGATCCTCACTTTGAGAAAGGGTACAGCGTAGCAAAAGCGTATGGGCGTTCCAAGCTTGCCAATATTCTTTTTACGAAAGCACTGTCAAAAAGGCTCGAAGGATCGAACGTAACAGCCAATGCTGTGCATCCCGGTGCAGTCTCAACCAACCTGGGTGTGAACAGAAAAACTGAATTCGGCCGCGGTGTTCATAAGGTGCTGAAGCCGTTTTTCCAATCCGCTGAGGAAGGGGCAGAAACAACTGTGTATCTTGCTTCAAGTCCAGAAGTGGAATATGTAACCGGCAAATATTTTTATAAAATGAAAGAAGTCGACGTATCAAAGGACGCTGAAAACGAATGGCTCGCAGAAGAACTGTGGGGCTGGAGTGAAGAGCGTACCGGTTTATAA
- a CDS encoding response regulator transcription factor, which translates to MVKAVVLVVEDEQPMRELISSFLRDDGYQVLEAGDGAAALQVLAQHSPDLIIADIMMPFMDGFELIKEVRKSSELPFIFLSARGEEWDKVKGLRLGADDYIAKPFHSGELIARVETVLRRAGKQLKLNILKAGKIELDPEYREIMNNGVPVTLTKKEFDLLSLLMQEKGRTVLRERIMFAVWGPDYPGSDRTVDTHVKTLRMKLGSQGELIKTVRGTGYRLEDSQ; encoded by the coding sequence ATGGTGAAGGCGGTCGTTTTGGTAGTAGAGGATGAACAGCCGATGCGTGAGCTGATCAGCTCCTTTTTACGCGATGACGGATATCAGGTATTAGAGGCGGGTGATGGAGCAGCAGCTTTGCAGGTCCTGGCGCAGCATTCACCCGATTTAATCATTGCGGATATTATGATGCCGTTTATGGACGGATTTGAATTGATAAAAGAAGTAAGAAAGTCATCTGAGCTGCCTTTTATTTTCCTCTCTGCACGAGGAGAAGAGTGGGATAAGGTGAAGGGATTGCGTCTTGGTGCGGACGATTATATTGCCAAGCCGTTTCATTCAGGGGAGCTGATTGCCCGGGTGGAAACGGTTCTTCGGCGTGCAGGAAAACAGCTGAAGCTCAATATACTGAAAGCGGGAAAGATTGAGCTGGATCCTGAGTACAGAGAGATCATGAATAACGGCGTTCCTGTCACGCTAACGAAAAAAGAATTCGATCTGCTTTCTCTGCTGATGCAGGAAAAAGGAAGAACGGTTTTAAGAGAACGGATTATGTTTGCTGTATGGGGACCGGATTATCCAGGATCTGACCGGACGGTAGATACGCACGTGAAGACATTGCGCATGAAGCTCGGCAGTCAGGGAGAACTCATTAAAACAGTTAGAGGTACAGGGTACAGGCTGGAGGATTCTCAATGA
- a CDS encoding sensor histidine kinase, whose product MKQLNFSRKILLLLLGSIAVTLISAFIFLHFSYRDLYLTTVRESVEYQGQRTASHYHSGELSEEIIEKIHWYNVVSEYEVLVADNLDELNTSFPYQIGDERLIEEADRAFLESGRSIMKEGYVEAFNREVIGAVYPITDGTSPVGYIYIFVPLEGLAQVFGSSIPWLIGMALVFFLLISLLVNQIRKSLFKPLLAIQDFSKSVSMGSYRQRLEVRQLDEIGQVSQALNQMTQTLEVEEERKKEFLSNIVHEVRTPLTYIQGYTERLKKAPEAEKEVLLSTIESEVGRMNRLLSDLVELNRLQENQLTFDLQPIVAAELLYETLGLFSILAKERGLTFEIEADEEVIMLQDEKRLQQVFYNVIENAVKYSPENSVIQILLKEVKDSVQIEVVNEAPQLTKAEKKRIGERFYRADRDRNRKTGGTGLGLAIVKEIVRVQGGQWLIDADVDQLFTVRIMLPKEGMAQ is encoded by the coding sequence ATGAAGCAGTTGAATTTCAGCAGAAAAATCCTGTTGCTTTTGCTTGGAAGCATTGCTGTGACGCTGATCAGTGCATTTATATTCCTTCATTTTTCTTATCGTGACTTATATTTAACGACTGTGAGAGAATCTGTGGAATATCAGGGACAGCGGACTGCTTCTCACTATCATTCCGGTGAGCTTTCTGAGGAAATCATTGAGAAAATTCACTGGTATAATGTCGTTTCTGAATACGAGGTCCTTGTGGCTGATAACCTGGATGAATTGAATACTTCCTTTCCGTATCAAATAGGGGATGAGAGGCTGATTGAAGAGGCGGATCGCGCTTTTCTGGAGAGCGGCCGTTCCATTATGAAGGAGGGCTATGTGGAAGCATTTAACCGTGAAGTGATCGGGGCAGTATATCCGATTACGGATGGAACGTCACCCGTCGGTTATATTTATATTTTCGTTCCCCTTGAAGGGCTTGCGCAGGTGTTTGGCAGCAGTATTCCATGGCTGATTGGCATGGCACTGGTTTTCTTTTTGCTTATCAGTCTGCTGGTGAATCAGATCAGAAAATCATTATTTAAACCGCTGCTGGCGATTCAGGATTTCTCTAAAAGTGTCTCGATGGGCAGCTATCGCCAGCGTCTTGAAGTCAGGCAGCTCGATGAAATCGGTCAGGTTTCACAGGCGCTGAATCAAATGACTCAAACGCTTGAAGTAGAAGAGGAGCGCAAAAAAGAATTTTTGTCCAACATTGTGCATGAGGTAAGAACGCCGCTTACCTACATTCAGGGCTATACGGAGCGGCTGAAAAAAGCGCCAGAGGCTGAAAAAGAGGTGCTTTTATCCACAATTGAAAGTGAGGTCGGGAGAATGAACCGGCTTCTGTCGGATTTGGTGGAGCTGAACCGTCTTCAGGAAAATCAGCTGACGTTTGATCTTCAGCCGATCGTTGCGGCAGAACTTTTATACGAAACGCTTGGACTTTTCTCTATTTTAGCGAAAGAACGCGGGCTGACTTTTGAGATAGAGGCTGATGAAGAAGTGATCATGCTGCAGGATGAAAAACGGCTTCAGCAGGTGTTTTATAATGTCATTGAAAATGCAGTGAAATATTCTCCTGAAAATAGTGTAATTCAGATCTTGCTGAAAGAGGTTAAGGATTCAGTGCAAATTGAAGTGGTCAACGAAGCGCCACAGTTAACAAAAGCTGAAAAGAAACGTATTGGAGAACGCTTTTACCGGGCAGATCGGGATCGCAACAGAAAAACAGGTGGAACAGGACTGGGTCTTGCGATTGTAAAAGAAATCGTCCGGGTACAGGGTGGCCAATGGCTGATTGATGCAGATGTGGATCAGCTGTTTACCGTCCGGATTATGCTCCCGAAGGAAGGAATGGCACAATGA
- a CDS encoding SCO family protein, with amino-acid sequence MKKWILLMTVLLLTACGGEPAGDPVNAFSFTDQQGNEFGTEQLAGKVWIADFIFTNCDTVCPPMTYKMADIQAQLEEEGLEAEIVSFSVDPEIDTPEVLQDYLAQFTDNQDNWHALTGYSQAEIERFALDEFQTLVNKPENTDQVLHGVTFYVMDQESRIVNEYNFTEEDVVDKIIADVKRIQ; translated from the coding sequence ATGAAAAAATGGATATTACTAATGACCGTTTTACTATTAACTGCATGTGGCGGGGAGCCTGCAGGGGATCCTGTCAATGCCTTCAGTTTTACTGATCAGCAGGGCAATGAGTTTGGAACAGAACAGCTTGCGGGAAAGGTCTGGATTGCCGATTTCATTTTTACGAACTGCGATACGGTTTGTCCGCCGATGACCTATAAAATGGCTGATATACAGGCGCAGCTTGAAGAAGAAGGACTTGAGGCTGAAATCGTATCCTTCAGTGTAGATCCTGAAATTGATACTCCTGAAGTGCTGCAGGATTATCTTGCTCAGTTCACAGACAATCAGGACAACTGGCATGCGCTCACCGGCTACAGCCAGGCTGAGATTGAACGTTTCGCGCTGGATGAATTTCAGACACTTGTCAATAAACCCGAAAATACCGATCAGGTGCTGCACGGCGTAACATTTTACGTGATGGATCAGGAAAGCAGGATTGTAAACGAGTATAACTTTACGGAAGAAGACGTCGTGGATAAAATCATTGCTGATGTCAAACGCATACAGTAA
- a CDS encoding FixH family protein: MKKYSFLLIGALTLLLAACTEEETVINNETPQMVEVDIQLPDSIEENTVVPLRAEITQGGEPVEDANEVLFEIWNDSAGTESVRHEAEHVGDGIYELEHTFEEVSVYTVQAHTTARDMHVMPKMQFNVGEPTEEQIEQAAVNAENQESNHMHGEDSEEHSEESHDDADEGHDHKKAIYF; the protein is encoded by the coding sequence ATGAAGAAATATTCATTTTTACTAATTGGTGCTCTGACATTGCTGCTTGCAGCCTGTACAGAGGAAGAGACTGTCATCAATAATGAAACGCCACAAATGGTTGAGGTAGATATTCAGCTGCCGGATTCAATTGAAGAAAACACAGTAGTCCCACTGCGCGCTGAGATTACGCAGGGTGGTGAGCCGGTAGAGGATGCCAATGAGGTTCTTTTTGAAATCTGGAATGATTCGGCGGGAACAGAAAGTGTCCGACATGAAGCTGAGCATGTAGGCGACGGCATTTATGAGCTTGAGCACACGTTTGAGGAAGTGAGTGTCTATACGGTTCAGGCACATACAACAGCGCGTGATATGCACGTCATGCCCAAAATGCAGTTTAACGTTGGAGAGCCTACTGAAGAACAGATCGAGCAGGCGGCTGTAAATGCAGAAAATCAGGAAAGTAACCATATGCATGGAGAAGATTCTGAAGAGCATAGTGAGGAATCACATGATGATGCTGATGAAGGGCACGATCATAAAAAAGCGATATATTTTTAG